The nucleotide window AGGAATAGCGATTATCCCCTTTGATGATTTCCACATGTAAGATGCCGTCAGCCAATAACCACGTCCCCTGAGTTTCAAAACGATCAAACAATCGGTACTCATTTAACGTGCCATCGGCATGAAACACCACTTCGGTGATATATCCCTCTGTGCACGTTTTGATCCAATGAGTGTTGGCTACATCGATAGGAACAAACTCTCGTTTGCTGTTTTGCCATTCCTGAAACATTATTGGATCCACGGTATCAAGACTCTCTTGAGTTGGTAATGCCAGCTTTTTAGTGTGTGACTCTCGTAGAAATAACTGGCTGAGGAGCTGGTTTTTTGTCATATGAGATCCTTTGGTCGGCCATAAAGCGGCATTAAAACTTGTGTGAATCATATTATCCATTTGTGGTTTAAAAACTGACTAAACCCCTCAAAAAGATAAAGTGCATCTTTAGGTGCTATTAGATCTCCAGTCGCCACCTGATAGATTTTTTCAAGCTCTTCAATATGATTCGGATAATGTCGGATGCAGGCCTCAAAACATTGTTCCAAATTTGTGTACCAACTAGGGTCACGTTCCGCGACAAAGTAATAAGCAGTTCGTAGTAACTTTTTTCCAATCACTTTTTCAATGCCATACTCTGAGCCTGTTAACAGTTTGGGGAGCATTTGTTCGGTGAACTCAATTAGGTCGCCATTGATCGCCAATGCAATATTGTGGCTGGGCTTGTGCCATTCAAATCGTGTCGACAAATCATTGCCCCAGACACAACAGCAACAATGCTTAAGCCAAAACTGCCAGCGGTAATACTCACCGGCTTGCAAAACCTCATCGACATGACCGATATCTAAGTCGATTTTACTTATCTGCGGGTGACGCCTTGGAAAATCGCGCGCTATTTCTTTAAAAGTCTGGCGCTGGGCCTCACTCTGAGGATGTTTAAGAACAATAGAAAGATCGAGATCCGACTGGCCGATCACCGCGTTGCCGCGACCAATACTGCCGTACAGATAAATTCCATCGATTTGATCAGGCAGTGTTGCCGTCAGCTCGCCAATTGCAGCGCCCACTACGCTGTTAAAGTCCGTTTGAATATGTGAAGGTGAGTAGATGTTGCGTATGTGGCCCTGCTCATCCAACCCATTGTCGAGTTGTACCATCTGTTGTCCTTGGGTTATAACGACTTCTTCAAGCTTAATGTCACGAGGTCATCACTGTCGTATAGTGTTTGTGATGATGGCGACATCCCTAACTTTTTGAGGATCCGCAGCGACGCCAGATTCGCTTTTACTGCAACACCAAACACTTCATCTAGGTCGTGATTGTCCAGCGCAAACGTCATTGCCGCTTTCGCTGCCTCTAATGCGTACCCGAAGCCTTGAAACTCTGGCAATAGACCGTAGCGAATATCGTGATACGGTGAATCTGGTAATTGTTCAACACCTGCATAACCAATCACGATATGGGGCTGGTCTCTAAGTGCCACGGTGAACGTGCCAAAGCCCTTTTCCCAATGCGCTAGTTTTTGCTCCAAGTATGAACAAATATACTCGTGACCAAACGGCTTGCCGGTTGGTAGAAATCGAACGACGTCTGGATTGGTGAGCAATTTTACATAGAGATCAATGTCGGAAGGCTCGGTCACACGTAATAGCATCCTGCTGGTTTCAATTGATAACTTATCAGCCATGTTTCTTCTTGTCTCTATGGATGTTTTCTTCCTTAGTTCACTATGTTGCGAATTACCTAACAAGGTTTCAAGGACTATAAGTGCATTGTGTCGTTACCACTCACATTGTTACCTCAATTCAACCGAACAGCAGCGCTTTTATCACAAATATCGCCCAGATTTGCAGTGCCAAATATTCCAGCTTTATCCAAAACTCCATAACAGACCCCAATCCTTTGGTTTTCCATGACTTCAACCTACCAAGCTGAGTGGAGATTTACAGTGAGGATTTTTCAAGATGCACCCCATCAAATGAAGGTTGATCATAGTGCCAAGCTTTCTGATAAGTATCGCTAATGAGGCTAGTAAACAAAGATGATTAGTCCCGATAACTGCTTGTTTCTACAATGCCGCTCACTCAACAGGGATTGAGACATTATGATATGAGCAGTTATGATGTGCTTGATACTGACTCTCTCTCGTTTACGGTTGGCTATCGCTTCTAACGCCTTTACAGCTTGTAACTATTTACTACCAGAGCCACCAATCGAATTGTTGGCTCTTTGACATTTCACAGCCACAACGTGTTAGGGTCCTCGGTGATGCCACAAACAAGAGTAACCAGCTTGGCCAAAAATCGATTTAGCAATCTCGACCTAAATTTACTTCGTGTATTCAAAGTCCTATTAGAAGAAAAGAATATGCGCAAGGCCGCAGAGCGCTTGTTTGTATCTCAACCCGCGGTCAGCCAGTCTTTGCAAAAACTCAGACATCATTTTGACGACTTGTTATTTGTTAAAGTCAAAACAGGGCTTGCCCCGACCACGTATTCCGAACAACTTGCACAGGAGCTTTTACCGCTACTGCATCAATTGGAAAGCGTTATCAACGCCAGTAGCGAATTTGATCCCGCCGATCTTGAAGGGGAAATCACCATCGCTCTGTCATCGCAGTTTGTGTTCTCGGTGTCTGGGCAACTCTACCGCCATTTCAAGCAGCAAGCCCCGAAACTAAGCGTGAACATCACCTCATGGAACGAGCACACTATTCAGGATATCGAAAAAGGTGAAATCCTGTTGGGTGTGAACGCTCCCATCACCGAGCAGTTTCCTTTCTTGGTCGAACAAGAGTTGACTGAACTGACTGCAAAATTGATCGTCAGGCGCGAACATCCGGTGATCGGCAGTCCCATAACTCCAGAAAGCCTTGTCTCCTACCCTCTGGCACGACTGTTGGTGAGTGACTATAGCAAGCACAGCAGCCCGACGGTTGATACTTTCAAGCGTTTGGGCTTTGACTTAGAGGTCGGGTTTGCCTCTGAATTCCCGGTCGTGCTTATTGATGTGTTACGTCACTCCAATATGTTTATGGGTATTAACGATTGTTTTCCTATCCAAGACTATCCCGATTTAGTCATGCTCGACCCTGAAATGGATGTTCCTGAGGCCCACTACACTGCCAATGGTTATTTCCATTCTCGACATGCCAATAGTGAAATGATGAACTGGTTTACCCAATCTTTGTCTGATGTGTTTGAACGCAGTAAACAGCATCGTGATTGAGCTTTAGATTGCGTGACCTTTCAAAAACAACTAGCAAAAGCAACTGGTTATTTCCGGATCAACGTCACACCCTTACCATCTTCTTGGTGTTTTACCATTCATTAATATAACCAAGGTAGACAGTAACGAAATTCATTGATTACCCTATATATTGCAGTTAGTTGTATAGGAAATTAATGATGCGCCCCCAAAAAACATTAATAAAAGCATCGATATTAAGCGCTATGGCTCTACTCATCGGCTGTAGCGAACAAAGTGACACAGAGATGACCGCTGTCGAGCCGTTGACAGTGTCAACAACCCATGTAGAGCTGAAACCTTCATATCAGGTAAAACGCGAATACGTAGGGACTATCAAGGCAGGTCAACAAGCCAATCTTGGGTTTGAGCTCGCTGGAAAGGTTGAGGCTATCTTAGTCGATGTCGGCGATACCGTGACAAAAGGTGCTCCGCTGATCCAGCTCAACACCGACCTTTTGCAGACCGAGCTTGGCCAGCTAAATGCGCAAGACAGAGAAGTACGCGCTCAACTCAACCTCGTCAATGCCAACCTAAAGCGTCAACAATCACTTAAAACAAAAGGCTTTAGTGCCGATGCAGAAATCGATGCATTGACCAGTGAAAAAGGCGTATTACAAGCGAATCTAGTGCGACTTCAGGCGGCAATCAACGCCAACAAACTCAGAATAGACAAATCCACCATTCTTGCCCCCTACGATGGACGTGTCGCCGAGCGTCACGTCTCATTGGGTGATGTGGTCAATGTCGGCACACCAACTCTTGTGCTGCTTGCAACAGAAGGCAAAGAGGCTTTTATCGGTATCCCTGCTCAGCAGCTCAAACGCGTAACAGCGCTTAGCGCCCCAACAGTGCGTGTCGGTAACAATGAATATTCCGTAGCGCTGCTCAACCCAGGAGCCATGGTCGATACCCTATCGAGAAGTGTTGGACTGAGATATCAACTTCCAGAAGGCTCAGATGTGCTTGAAGGACAACTGGCCTATCTTTCGTTTGATGAAACAGTACCAGACAAAGGGTATTGGGTACCGCTAACAGCGCTGATTGATGGTCTTAGAGGCGTATGGAATGTCTATGTCGTTGGCGATAATAACCAAGTAGAAAGGCGCAGTGTGAATGTACTGTATGCCGATAGCGAGCGAGCCTTTGTCTCCGGTGCCATTACCGATGGTGAAGCGATCATTGCCAGTGGCTTGCACCGCGTCGTGCCAGGACAGCCGGTTGAAATCGCAAAACAGTAGGGAACACTATGAAGCTTATTGATGCGATTACCAATACTCGTTTATTGCTCCTAATCACCGCCCTGCTCATTGTAAGTGGTCTTGCTGCCTTTACCTCACTTCCGCGCGCTGAAGATCCGATAATCAGCAACCGATTTGCCAATGTCACGACCAGCTTCCCAGGTGCCAGTGCCGAGCGCGTCGAAACTTTAGTGACCGAGGTAGTAGAAAATAAGCTGCGTGAGCTAAGCGAAGTTAAACTCCTCACATCGAGCTCTCGTCCCGGCGTTTCCATCGTCACGATTGAACTTAAAGACGAAGTTGTTAAACCAGAGCCAGTCTGGTCGAAAGCAAGAGACAAGCTTTCTGACGTTGAACCTCTACTGCCCTTAGGGACAGCGCCCCCGGATCTCGACAGCGATCATACCTATGCGTTTACCGTTATCACTTCACTGACTTGGGATGGGGCTGGAGATGCGGATATATTAACTCTAGGACGCTATGCCAAAGAGCTAGCTAAACGCCTGCGTACCTTGTCCGGCACCGAATTTGTTGACGAATATGCGATGCCGGAAGAAGAAATCCAAGTTAACCTGCGAACCGCTGACGCCGCAGCTTTTGGCTCATCCAGTATTCAAATCGGTGACAGTCTACGCGGAGCCGATGCGAAAAACTCTGCGGGTCAATTAGTGAGTCAGTACTCACGTTTTGGTTTAGAAATTGAATCCGAGCTAGACTCGATTGAACGCATCAAACAAGTGCCGCTGCTGGTCGCCAAAAACGGTCACATTATTCGCGTTGAAGATATCGCGACCGTCTCTCGAAGTCAGAAAACACCCGAAAAGGAAGTCGCGATTATCGACAGTCACCCCGGCGTCATAGTTGCAGCGCGCATGGAGCCGCAGCTGAGAGTGGATCAATGGACAATGCGAGCCAAAACCGTCATTGATCAGTTTGAGCGCGAATTACCAAGCAATATTAAAGTCACTCTGTTGTTTGATCAGCAAAGCTACACCACTACTCGATTGGTCGACCTTGGCCAAAGTTTGCTTATCGGTTTTTCGCTCATTCTTATTGTGTTGTTCGTTACCCTTGGAGTGCGCGCGGCGATATTGGTAGCGGTTGCACTCCCGCTAACCTGCATGATCACCTTGTCATTAATGAAAATGACCGCCATCCCCATTAACCAAATGTCAGTAACGGGACTGATAGTAGCCCTTGGGATCATGGTCGACAATGCCGTGGTGATGGTCGACACCATTCAAAGCTATCGCCTGAAAGGTCAAGCTAGGCTCGAAGCCACCATCAATGCTATCTCCCACTTGTGGGTTCCGCTACTCGGCTCAACACTGACGACCATATTAGCGTTCGCCCCCATCTTTCTTATGCCGGGAGCCACGGGGGAGTTTGTGGGTGCCATCGCGATTACTGTATCGTTTTCTTTAGTCGGCTCCTACATTTTGTCGCACACCGTCATCGCGGGCTTTGCCACTATGCTGTTACCTAGCCACGCCTCTGGTGATCATTGGTATAACACTGGGTTGCGAATCCCAGCCTTGACCAAAGGATTTAGCCAATCGGTCAGGTTAGCGATCAAACATCCCGCCATTTCCCTTGTCGCCGTGCTTGCTGTGCCGATCACTGGCTATTGGAGTATGTCTCAATTAACCGAACAATTCTTCCCGCCATCGGATCGAGATATGTTTGAAGTACAAGTGTATTTGCCCCCGCAAGCGAGTCTATACGCAACCAAAGCAACGACAGACGATGTAGATAAGATTATCCGCTCCTACTCTGGTGTTGAGCGAGTTGATTGGCTAGTGGGTGCTAACTTCCCTTCGTTTTATTACAACTTGCAAGCCACGCAAAATAACGCACCTTATTTCTCGCAAGCCATGGTGAAAATGGACAACTTCCAGCAAGCAAATATTCTTATTCCTGAGCTACAAGCAAGGCTCAATCGAGAACTTCCTGCGGCTCAGATCTTGGTTCGTAAGCTTGAACAAGGCCCTCCATTTAGGGCCCCTATTGAACTTCGCGTTTATGGCGAAAACCTCAATCAGCTCAAAGCAATAGGTGAAGACATTCGTCTTATTCTGGCCAATACTCCTCATGTCACTCATACTCGAGAAACCCTTCAGCCTGGCACGCCCAAAGTATGGCTCAAAGTGGATGAAGACACTGCGAAACTCAATGGTATTTCGCTCAATCAGTTTGCCAATATGCTGCAAGCAACATTGGTTGGCCGCGAAACAGGCTCGGTCACCGAAGGAAGTGAATCCATACCGATACGTGTCCGCGTCGCCAATGAAGAGCGCGAAAATTTATCACACCTTGGCAATTTGAGACTGCCCATCGCCTCTGAGGCTTACACCACTGGGGTCAATGTTTCCACCCTAGCCGATCTTGAACTGACCACCAGCCGCGGCGCGATCACTCGTCGTAACGGCGAACGTGTCAACACGATTGAAGGCTACATCCAAGCTGGTGTATTACCACAGACGGTTCTAAACGAGTTTCAACAACGACTGGAGTCTTATCCTTTACCTGCTGGTTATCGTATCGATTTTGGTGGAGAGTCGGCAGAGCGTGATCGTTCAGTGGCCCTACTGATATCCAACATTTCGGTGGTCGTGGTGCTGATGGTCCTAGTCGTGGTTATGTCGTTCAACTCATTTAGACTAAGCTCTATCATTTTTATGGTTGCCGGACTCGCAGGGGGCTTGGGATTGCTATCGGTCTGGGTGTTTAACTACCCATTTGGCTTCACCGTGATTATCGCAATGCTTGGCATCATGGGGCTCGCCATCAACGCGGCAATCGTCATACTTGCGGAGCTGAGAATGGATGCAAAGGCGGCCAGTGGGGATATTGAAGCATCGGTTGATGCAGTGATGTCTTGTACCCGTCATATCACCTCTACCACAATCACCACCGTCGGCGGTTTTATGCCACTGATTATCGCAGGTGGTGGCTTTTGGCCTCCATTTGCCGTCGCCATCGCTGGCGGAACCGTGCTAACGACGTTACTGTCGTTCTATTTTGTGCCTGTGATGTATCGCTTGATGGTGAAGAAATCGACTCAACACCCATCCATCGCAACGAATAAGCAAACCAGTTAAGCCGTGATAAGCACGCAGAAAATGCAACAAGTCGTGCGGCTTTGTCATACTAATTGACCCCTCTTCACACGAGAAGAGGGGCCTTGAGGTACTGTTCTTGTACACAACTCTTTGTAAAACAAAGCCTCAGCACCTGCGCCCGCCAGCTTCGATTCACAACCACATCAAGTCCATATTCAGCGACGATTCTAGACCGAGCTTTGCCTAAATGAAGCCGCTCCACATTAGTAATACTCACCCTGTTGATTAGAAAAACTCGTGCTCATGCCCCACATTCTTATCCAATGACAAAACATGTAACAAATTTTGTCTGTTACCATACAGCTGGATATTTAAACCACTTAATATGAATTATTAAGGATAAAGTTATGTGGAACAAGTTAAACAAATCCATGATGTTCTGCCAAATGATGTTTGGGCTGTCATTTTATGGCGTTATGGTAATACTCACTCGATTCTTTCTTGAGAACCTCGACTATAGTGAAGCAGACACTATGATGGTGGTCGGCGCGTTTTCATCCATTGGCCCACTGTTCGCGATAGCAGGTGGCTTCATCGCCGATAAGTTTTTAGGTGCGTGTCGCTCGCTAACTATCGCTTACCTTGGGTTTACCTGCGGTTATGCTCTACTTGTATTAGGAGCATCGACCGTGAACATTCCAATGAGTTTGGCCGGTATTGCTCTTGCAAGTTACGCTCGTGGCTTAATGTCCCCTTCTTATCCAAGCCTTTATAAGCGCACGTTCAAAAGCCAAGAAGATTTTGAGAATGGCTACCCGGTGAATTACTCCGTCAATAATGTTGGTGCACTGCTTGGCCAATACCTATTCCCAATGTTTGTTCTGGTGATTGGTTTCTATGGCAGCTTTGCTCTGTCTGGCATTTTGGCCTTTGCCGCTCTATTTATGCTGTTTACGTTCAGAAAACAGTTACAGGGTATCGGTGCTGACATCGACAAAGCGCCAGTTTCGAGCGCGAACTGGATCAAATTTGCAATCACCTCTGTGGCGATGATCGGCATGGTATTCTTCATGTTCTCCAACATGGATATTGGTAAGAACATCGTTTATGCCATTGGTCTTGCAGCGATCGGCTATTTCATCTCTCTCATGTTCAAAGCAGAAAAAGCCGATGCACTGCGTATGGGCACCATTATCATCGTGACAATTCTTACCACGGCATTCTTTGTTTATTACGGACAAATGATGACATCAATGACCATGGTGACCATCAATACTATGCGTGGCGACCTGTTTGGCATCATTCCAATCGCCCCTGAAGCGTCAATGTCAATGAACCCACTGTGGTGTATCGTGGCAGGCCCTGTGATTGCCGCAACCTTCTCAGGTCTAGAAAAGCGCAATATTCACTTCACCACGGCGACTAAGATTGGCTTTTCATTCATCATGACTGCGATTGCCTTTGGTATCTTGGCGTTTGCTGTGAAAAACGTTGGAGAAGATGTCATTATCCGCCCAGAAGTATTCTTGGTAATCCACTTCTTCCAAGCCTTTGCAGAAGTCATCGTAGGTTCACTGGTGGTAGCGTTTATCCTATCTGTAGCGCCCAAACATATTGAAAACTTCTCGGTAAGTTTATTCTCTGTCGCTATTGCACTGTCTGGAATTGTTGGTGCGGTATTCTCGACTTCCATTGCTGCCGAGAAAGGCCAAGAGATCACCCAAGAGTTTGTACAAACGGTGTACGGTGACTACTTTGGACTACTCACCATGTTGGCCGTGGTGATGGTACTGGTTGCGCTGCTCTCTTCGATAGCGATTCGCAAGATGCTAGCGGCCGCCGATGCACATCAACCTAAAGAGCAAGTAGAGTTGACCGAAGCGGAAAGCTGATTTAAAAAAGCTCGTTACTGAAGCTGTAACGAGCTTTTTAATTGTGTTCAGCTAACTCTGTAGTCAGTTGACATTGATGCTACCATCACGCTGATCATACATTTCAGGCGTGACGTGTAGCCCGCCGGAATAGCCGGCTTTCTCTAGCATTTCCCTAACTTGCCTGACATCCTCTTCCGTTACTGGTGCCTCACGAGCCCCCAGATTGAGTCGAACAAAACTGATGAGCTCAGCCAATTTCTTATCGGATAACACGTCCTCAAAACTGGCCATTGGCATAAAGTTACGATCTTTATCTAAGTAAGTAGGCTGAAGCCCACGAATCGTCACAGCAATAGTGTTGAAGGGGTCACTGTGCATAATGATGCCATTGTTTAGTAAAGTCGGCGCAATAGGATCTCGGCCTTTACCATCCGCACCATGGCAGGCTCCACAGGTTTGATTGTATACCGCGTATATGTCTTGTTCATACGAGGCTTCATCGAACCC belongs to Vibrio sp. 10N and includes:
- a CDS encoding GNAT family N-acetyltransferase, producing MADKLSIETSRMLLRVTEPSDIDLYVKLLTNPDVVRFLPTGKPFGHEYICSYLEQKLAHWEKGFGTFTVALRDQPHIVIGYAGVEQLPDSPYHDIRYGLLPEFQGFGYALEAAKAAMTFALDNHDLDEVFGVAVKANLASLRILKKLGMSPSSQTLYDSDDLVTLSLKKSL
- a CDS encoding efflux RND transporter periplasmic adaptor subunit, which codes for MRPQKTLIKASILSAMALLIGCSEQSDTEMTAVEPLTVSTTHVELKPSYQVKREYVGTIKAGQQANLGFELAGKVEAILVDVGDTVTKGAPLIQLNTDLLQTELGQLNAQDREVRAQLNLVNANLKRQQSLKTKGFSADAEIDALTSEKGVLQANLVRLQAAINANKLRIDKSTILAPYDGRVAERHVSLGDVVNVGTPTLVLLATEGKEAFIGIPAQQLKRVTALSAPTVRVGNNEYSVALLNPGAMVDTLSRSVGLRYQLPEGSDVLEGQLAYLSFDETVPDKGYWVPLTALIDGLRGVWNVYVVGDNNQVERRSVNVLYADSERAFVSGAITDGEAIIASGLHRVVPGQPVEIAKQ
- a CDS encoding efflux RND transporter permease subunit, producing MKLIDAITNTRLLLLITALLIVSGLAAFTSLPRAEDPIISNRFANVTTSFPGASAERVETLVTEVVENKLRELSEVKLLTSSSRPGVSIVTIELKDEVVKPEPVWSKARDKLSDVEPLLPLGTAPPDLDSDHTYAFTVITSLTWDGAGDADILTLGRYAKELAKRLRTLSGTEFVDEYAMPEEEIQVNLRTADAAAFGSSSIQIGDSLRGADAKNSAGQLVSQYSRFGLEIESELDSIERIKQVPLLVAKNGHIIRVEDIATVSRSQKTPEKEVAIIDSHPGVIVAARMEPQLRVDQWTMRAKTVIDQFERELPSNIKVTLLFDQQSYTTTRLVDLGQSLLIGFSLILIVLFVTLGVRAAILVAVALPLTCMITLSLMKMTAIPINQMSVTGLIVALGIMVDNAVVMVDTIQSYRLKGQARLEATINAISHLWVPLLGSTLTTILAFAPIFLMPGATGEFVGAIAITVSFSLVGSYILSHTVIAGFATMLLPSHASGDHWYNTGLRIPALTKGFSQSVRLAIKHPAISLVAVLAVPITGYWSMSQLTEQFFPPSDRDMFEVQVYLPPQASLYATKATTDDVDKIIRSYSGVERVDWLVGANFPSFYYNLQATQNNAPYFSQAMVKMDNFQQANILIPELQARLNRELPAAQILVRKLEQGPPFRAPIELRVYGENLNQLKAIGEDIRLILANTPHVTHTRETLQPGTPKVWLKVDEDTAKLNGISLNQFANMLQATLVGRETGSVTEGSESIPIRVRVANEERENLSHLGNLRLPIASEAYTTGVNVSTLADLELTTSRGAITRRNGERVNTIEGYIQAGVLPQTVLNEFQQRLESYPLPAGYRIDFGGESAERDRSVALLISNISVVVVLMVLVVVMSFNSFRLSSIIFMVAGLAGGLGLLSVWVFNYPFGFTVIIAMLGIMGLAINAAIVILAELRMDAKAASGDIEASVDAVMSCTRHITSTTITTVGGFMPLIIAGGGFWPPFAVAIAGGTVLTTLLSFYFVPVMYRLMVKKSTQHPSIATNKQTS
- a CDS encoding peptide MFS transporter → MWNKLNKSMMFCQMMFGLSFYGVMVILTRFFLENLDYSEADTMMVVGAFSSIGPLFAIAGGFIADKFLGACRSLTIAYLGFTCGYALLVLGASTVNIPMSLAGIALASYARGLMSPSYPSLYKRTFKSQEDFENGYPVNYSVNNVGALLGQYLFPMFVLVIGFYGSFALSGILAFAALFMLFTFRKQLQGIGADIDKAPVSSANWIKFAITSVAMIGMVFFMFSNMDIGKNIVYAIGLAAIGYFISLMFKAEKADALRMGTIIIVTILTTAFFVYYGQMMTSMTMVTINTMRGDLFGIIPIAPEASMSMNPLWCIVAGPVIAATFSGLEKRNIHFTTATKIGFSFIMTAIAFGILAFAVKNVGEDVIIRPEVFLVIHFFQAFAEVIVGSLVVAFILSVAPKHIENFSVSLFSVAIALSGIVGAVFSTSIAAEKGQEITQEFVQTVYGDYFGLLTMLAVVMVLVALLSSIAIRKMLAAADAHQPKEQVELTEAES
- a CDS encoding nucleotidyltransferase domain-containing protein encodes the protein MVQLDNGLDEQGHIRNIYSPSHIQTDFNSVVGAAIGELTATLPDQIDGIYLYGSIGRGNAVIGQSDLDLSIVLKHPQSEAQRQTFKEIARDFPRRHPQISKIDLDIGHVDEVLQAGEYYRWQFWLKHCCCCVWGNDLSTRFEWHKPSHNIALAINGDLIEFTEQMLPKLLTGSEYGIEKVIGKKLLRTAYYFVAERDPSWYTNLEQCFEACIRHYPNHIEELEKIYQVATGDLIAPKDALYLFEGFSQFLNHKWII
- a CDS encoding LysR family transcriptional regulator translates to MPQTRVTSLAKNRFSNLDLNLLRVFKVLLEEKNMRKAAERLFVSQPAVSQSLQKLRHHFDDLLFVKVKTGLAPTTYSEQLAQELLPLLHQLESVINASSEFDPADLEGEITIALSSQFVFSVSGQLYRHFKQQAPKLSVNITSWNEHTIQDIEKGEILLGVNAPITEQFPFLVEQELTELTAKLIVRREHPVIGSPITPESLVSYPLARLLVSDYSKHSSPTVDTFKRLGFDLEVGFASEFPVVLIDVLRHSNMFMGINDCFPIQDYPDLVMLDPEMDVPEAHYTANGYFHSRHANSEMMNWFTQSLSDVFERSKQHRD